From a region of the Desulfobulbaceae bacterium genome:
- a CDS encoding ImmA/IrrE family metallo-endopeptidase: MRNFINNLGGEICEFNVHKFYLQDIIALCNCFGFDIYCDLGDDTYGMVGPQGCRIVIMADTEYPGENAYNLGHELGHHLLGHNPNNATATEEWHANVIIHLLRIPNTTLDRIMSMYGRVDAATIYNALGTTGQNPRHAMDRYAERAKIYWHFKSGCHAPEPLPASYTPTAFKGWDQSHSGFYMC; this comes from the coding sequence ATGCGCAATTTTATCAATAACCTGGGGGGAGAGATTTGCGAATTCAACGTACATAAATTTTACCTGCAAGATATCATTGCACTATGCAACTGTTTTGGCTTTGACATCTATTGCGACCTCGGTGATGACACATACGGCATGGTAGGCCCTCAAGGCTGCCGCATTGTGATCATGGCCGACACAGAGTACCCCGGCGAAAATGCATACAACCTAGGCCATGAATTGGGACACCACTTACTAGGCCACAACCCCAATAATGCTACGGCGACTGAGGAATGGCATGCCAATGTCATCATCCACCTTCTTCGCATCCCAAACACAACTCTTGACCGGATAATGTCCATGTATGGTCGAGTGGATGCCGCCACAATTTATAACGCACTGGGGACAACCGGCCAAAACCCACGTCACGCTATGGATAGATACGCCGAACGGGCCAAGATTTACTGGCACTTCAAGAGTGGTTGTCACGCGCCCGAACCACTCCCGGCAAGCTACACCCCGACTGCTTTCAAGGGCTGGGACCAATCCCATTCCGGGTTCTACATGTGCTGA
- a CDS encoding helix-turn-helix transcriptional regulator, whose protein sequence is MTLRKILEKLKDQRYGPSFTEIADMAEVSRSTLYKWMDNEVTPSIQGLEKISAKYEIDLALLCEASGVEYRPLASGPTQPSQPNTLPSSLPSLTGKMTASQGVEQELAREDMASKEECTIVKELDEARGGQSQTVPDGVASIIHNIHITYAEMSETEVENSVTYLESMSPDWPHKREAEASGELPGSVKRLLLVRKMAFADAGIPKESGAGVLLKNGAEIQRAYQEGKLNDKDIYDLYLARAKKGLEFCRITAANNAKRESELTKK, encoded by the coding sequence ATGACACTGAGGAAGATTCTAGAAAAACTGAAAGACCAAAGATATGGGCCATCCTTTACTGAGATAGCCGACATGGCTGAAGTTAGCCGAAGCACACTTTACAAATGGATGGACAATGAGGTCACCCCCAGCATTCAAGGATTAGAAAAAATAAGCGCCAAATACGAAATTGACCTTGCTCTTCTTTGCGAAGCATCTGGGGTTGAGTATCGTCCTTTGGCTAGCGGCCCAACCCAACCATCACAACCAAACACTCTGCCTAGCTCACTTCCAAGTTTGACTGGTAAAATGACAGCCAGCCAAGGGGTAGAGCAAGAGCTTGCTCGAGAGGACATGGCCTCAAAGGAAGAATGCACCATCGTCAAAGAGTTGGACGAAGCTCGCGGAGGCCAATCCCAAACAGTACCTGATGGGGTCGCAAGTATTATTCATAATATCCATATCACGTACGCAGAGATGAGCGAAACTGAGGTAGAAAATAGCGTCACATACCTTGAAAGCATGTCTCCAGACTGGCCGCACAAAAGGGAGGCCGAAGCATCAGGCGAGCTCCCAGGATCGGTCAAAAGATTGTTGTTGGTTCGGAAGATGGCTTTTGCGGATGCTGGCATCCCAAAAGAATCAGGTGCTGGCGTGCTCCTTAAAAATGGAGCGGAAATCCAGCGCGCATACCAGGAAGGAAAACTAAACGACAAAGATATTTATGACCTTTACCTGGCAAGAGCCAAGAAGGGACTGGAATTTTGTCGAATAACAGCTGCAAACAACGCGAAAAGAGAGTCAGAATTGACAAAAAAATAA
- a CDS encoding helix-turn-helix transcriptional regulator, whose protein sequence is MTPLRKYRKTMGWNVPQLSRKIEAGSSMVWKIEQGVRGITPALADKLQILSGVPAMAWMMPEKYHNPYSEEVASVPSLVA, encoded by the coding sequence ATGACTCCACTTAGAAAATATCGAAAGACGATGGGGTGGAATGTGCCCCAGCTTTCTAGAAAAATTGAGGCCGGCTCATCAATGGTCTGGAAGATAGAGCAAGGTGTCCGGGGTATTACTCCGGCCTTGGCTGATAAGCTTCAGATCTTGTCTGGGGTCCCGGCGATGGCCTGGATGATGCCTGAAAAATATCATAATCCATATTCGGAGGAGGTGGCTTCAGTGCCATCTCTGGTGGCTTAA